The proteins below are encoded in one region of Homo sapiens chromosome 8, GRCh38.p14 Primary Assembly:
- the FAM90A23 gene encoding protein FAM90A23 has translation MMARRDPKSWAKRLVRAQTLQKQRRAPVGPRSPPPDEEDPRLKCKNCGAFGHTARSTRCPMKCWKAALVPATLGKKEGKENLKPWKPRAEANPGPLNKDKGEKEERPRQQDPQRKALLHMFSGKPPEKPLPNGKGSTESSDYLRVASGPMPVHTTSKRPRLDPVLADRSATEMSGRGSVLASLSPLRKASLSSSSSLGPKERQTGAAADMPQPAVRHQGREPLLVVKPTHSRPEGGCREVPQAASKTHGLLQAARPQAQDKRPAVTPQPCPPAATHSLGLGSNLSFGPGAKRPAQAPIQACLNFPKKPRLGPFQIPESAIQGGELGAPENLQPPPAATELGPSTSPQMGRRTPAQVPSVDRQPPHSRPCLPTAQACTMSHHPAASHDGAQPLRVLFRRLENGRWSSSLLAAPSFHSPEKPGAFLAQSPHVSEKSEAPCVRVPPSVLYEDLQVSSSSEDSDSDLE, from the exons ATGATGGCACGTCGGGACCCCAAATCTTGGGCCAAGAGACTGGTGAGAGCCCAGACCCTCCAGAAGCAGCGGAGGGCCCCAGTTGGGCCAAGGTCTCCCCCGCCCGATGAAGAAGATCCCAGG CTCAAGTGCAAAAACTGCGGGGCCTTTGGCCACACGGCCAGAAGTACCAGGTGCCCCATGAAGTGCTGGAAGGCAGCCCTGGTTCCAGCGACCttggggaaaaaggaagggaaggaaaacctGAAACCATGGAAGCCCCGGGCTGAAGCCAACCCGGGGCCCTTGAACAAGgataagggagagaaggaagagagaccaAG GCAACAAGACCCGCAGAGGAAGGCTCTCCTCCACATGTTTTCCGGGAAACCTCCAGAGAAGCCGCTGCCGAATGGAAAAGGATCCACGGAATCTTCTGATTATCTGAGG GTTGCAAGCGGGCCAATGCCGGTCCACACAACCAGTAAGAGGCCGCGCTTGGACCCTGTCCTCGCTGATCGCTCCGCAACCGAAATGTCTGGCAGGGGCTCCGTCTTGGCTTCACTGTCTCCCCTCAGAAAAGCCAGCCTGAGCTCCTCCTCAAGTCTTGGACCAAAGGAAAGACAGACTGGGGCTGCGGCCGACATGCCTCAGCCTGCAGTCAGGCACCAGGGCCGCGAGCCTCTCCTCGTGGTGAAGCCGACACACAGCCGCCCCGAGGGTGGCTGCCGAGAAGTTCCCCAGGCTGCCTCCAAAACCCACGGCCTGCTCCAGGCCGCCAGACCCCAGGCACAAGACAAACGTCCTGCGGTGACCCCACAGCCCTGCCCGCCAGCCGCCACACACAGCTTGGGCCTAGGCTCCAATCTCAGCTTCGGGCCAGGAGCCAAGAGACCTGCCCAGGCTCCGATTCAGGCTTGCCTGAACTTCCCCAAGAAACCGAGACTGGGTCCCTTCCAGATCCCCGAAAGCGCCATCCAGGGAGGTGAGCTGGGGGCCCCGGAGAATCTCCAACCTCCGCCAGCCGCAACCGAACTTGGACCAAGTACGTCGCCCCAGATGGGCAGGAGGACACCGGCCCAGGTGCCCAGCGTCGACCGGCAGCCTCCGCACAGCAGACCTTGCCTGCCTACTGCCCAGGCCTGCACCATGTCCCATCACCCAGCGGCCAGCCATGATGGGgcccagcctctcagagtgctctTCCGGAGACTGGAAAACGGACGCTGGAGCTCCAGCCTCCTGGCGGCCCCCTCATTTCACTCTCCTGAGAAGCCGGGAGCCTTCCTCGCTCAGAGCCCTCATGTGTCAGAGAAGTCTGAGGCTCCCTGTGTTCGTGTCCCACCGAGCGTCCTCTATGAGGACCTTCAGGTTTCCTCCTCCTCAGAGGACAGCGATTCTGACCTGGAGTGA